Genomic segment of Deltaproteobacteria bacterium:
GCCTGGACAGCACGCGGGCTGTCTGCCTGATCGCTTCGGACCTGTCCGAGATGAAGCGCGCCGAGCAGGAACTGCGTGCTTCCAGCGAGCAGTTGCGGAATCTTGCGGCGCACCTGCTGTCCGTTCGAGAGGAGGAGCGAGCCAGGATCTCCCGAGAAGTCCACGATGAACTGGGCCAGTCGTTGACCGCGGTGAAAATGGATCTCGCCTGGCTGGCGAGGCGGCTTCCGCGGAGAAACGGCCCGATGCTAAAAAAGATCCGCTCCACGCGGCAGTTGGCCGACAGCATTATCCAATCCATTCGCAGAATCTCAACAGAGCTAAGGCCCGCTGTTTTGGATCTGGGTTTGGCGGCCGCCGTGGAATGGCAGGTCCAGGAATTCCAGGCCCGATCCGGCATTCAGTGCAAGGTCCGGCTGCTCACCCGGGAAGTGGTTGCGTCGAACGCTTCGACCGCCATGTTTCGTATTTTCCAGGAGACTTTGACCAATGTCGCGCGCCATGCCAAGGCCACGCGGGCCGAGGTGGTCCTACAGAAGCAACGGGACCGGCTGGTTCTGCTGATACGCGATAACGGCCGGGGTTTTGATCAGGCGAACCCTTCCCTTTCCAAATCCCTGGGTCTGCTGGGTATGCGGGAACGCGCCGCCATTCTGGGCGGCCGGGTGAATATCTCCAGTGCTCCGGGAAAAGGGACCACCGTCACCGCCTGGATTCCGCTCCCATCGCCGGAGGAATCCGGCACCATACCCGCCGCCATCCCATGATACGAGTCCTCATCGTCGATGACCACGCTATTGTCCGGCGTGGTTTGAGGGCGCTGCTTTCCGATGAGTTCCGCGGGGCCGCA
This window contains:
- a CDS encoding PAS domain-containing sensor histidine kinase, with protein sequence MADRKKNHSPQKLPALSRRELVARLSEAEETLRAIRSGEVDAIVVNGQGEEKVFTLQGADHTYRVFVERMNEGAAVLSSDHTVLHCNGRFARFLGAGLQSVIGSSMLDLVWPDDHPKLDTLLRRAAQRNCRGEIRLQSRKGAPLSVHLSLSPLRLDSTRAVCLIASDLSEMKRAEQELRASSEQLRNLAAHLLSVREEERARISREVHDELGQSLTAVKMDLAWLARRLPRRNGPMLKKIRSTRQLADSIIQSIRRISTELRPAVLDLGLAAAVEWQVQEFQARSGIQCKVRLLTREVVASNASTAMFRIFQETLTNVARHAKATRAEVVLQKQRDRLVLLIRDNGRGFDQANPSLSKSLGLLGMRERAAILGGRVNISSAPGKGTTVTAWIPLPSPEESGTIPAAIP